One Panicum virgatum strain AP13 chromosome 3N, P.virgatum_v5, whole genome shotgun sequence DNA segment encodes these proteins:
- the LOC120664642 gene encoding protein N-lysine methyltransferase METTL21A-like, with amino-acid sequence MRFTASPVVELPVGGAVLTFEQDNDSFEVGTSVWPSSLVLVKFVERCLRDPALPFADVLRFPGTRAVELGSGCGPAGLGLSRLGLTDLVLTDIAAVLPALRRNLRRNRGHLPRAPRLAQLHWNCPAHLATHATPRRFDLVVAADVVYVQESVPHLIAAMDALADAERGVVLLGYQIRSPEAHQAFWDSVPAAFPVIEKVAREHLDPDYAYEESDVYILRRRPRQ; translated from the coding sequence ATGCGGTTCACTGCGTCTCCGGTGGTGGAGCTTCCGGTGGGGGGCGCGGTGCTGACTTTCGAGCAGGACAACGACTCCTTCGAGGTGGGCACCTCTGTGTGGCCCTCGTCCCTGGTCCTCGTCAAGTTCGTCGAGCGCTGCCTGCGCGACCCGGCCCTCCCCTTCGCCGACGTGCTCCGCTTCCCCGGCACCCGGGCCGTGGAGCTCGGCTCCGGATGCGGCCCGGCAGGACTCGGCCTCTCCCGCCTCGGCCTCACCGATCTCGTCCTCACTGAcatcgccgccgtcctccccgCGCTCCGCCGCAACCTGCGGCGCAACCGCGGCCACCTCCCccgcgcgcctcgcctcgcccaaCTCCACTGGAATTGCCCCGCCCATCTCGCCACGCACGCCACCCCGCGCCGCTTcgacctcgtcgtcgccgccgacgtGGTCTACGTGCAGGAGTCCGTGCCGCACCTCATAGCGGCCATGGACGcgctcgccgacgccgagcGCGGTGTGGTGTTGCTCGGCTACCAAATCCGGTCGCCAGAGGCGCACCAGGCGTTCTGGGACTCCGTGCCGGCTGCTTTCCCGGTGATCGAGAAGGTGGCACGGGAGCACCTGGATCCGGACTACGCCTATGAGGAATCCGATGTGTACATACTCCGAAGGAGGCCACGGCAGTGA
- the LOC120664643 gene encoding uncharacterized protein LOC120664643, whose amino-acid sequence MDPKAAAKSKRSHTVHGRRAHQTPAAAAAHRQKRAAAATSSGPRSRNLPSNWDRYDDEGEAEEPASAAEWTGEVAPRSKGADFGFLLEQARAQPREARGLRAPWLPSQDLPFDFMQASTSMFEAKGEGILSWCADDNFILEDDLAPDFEVPFLSMDLHALANQLSKLKLSQRLFLEEDLLPEDLAAVSEDNEILIDCGTSVESDPKGSSVGDNLNFEPRKDASHYEYAGNTYSDDQMKSEHQSQCFEHEATTSPKISTHLVNSHSEDDKAYTRTMDTDPSTRHSERLEFEVGSAEEELDMLLNSFSGTHLSSSNLDELVGHDSTSQGTKISWSDKKGTLSKSSKSPALAPVDDALDDLLSETSLTVQNEGFATQSSTSQPTVKSGQNFDFRYAKKVDVIASIDDSLDNLLEDTPSCLSEPKETTTAQGPNSTSHDSGPPQSAPPNASDDFDSGPPQSGPQTARELISFGFHL is encoded by the exons ATGGATCCCAAGGCGGCGGCGAAGTCGAAGCGCTCGCACACGGtgcacggccgccgcgcccaccagactcccgccgcggcggcagcgcacAGGCagaagcgcgccgccgccgccacctcttcTGGCCCCCGCAGTCGAAACCTCCCCTCGAACTGGGACCGCTACGACGAcgagggcgaggcggaggaACCTGCTTCTGCCGCGGAATGGACAGGCGAAGTGGCTCCGCGCAGCAAGGGCGCCGACTTCGGATTCCTGCTAGAGCAGGCGCGAGCGCAGCCCCGCGAGGCCCGGGGCCTCAGGGCGCCGTGGCTCCCCTCCcaggatttgccatttg ATTTTATGCAGGCCTCCACATCTATGTTCGAAGCTAAAGGTGAAGGGATCTTGTCCTGGTGTGCTGATGATAACTTCATATTAGAGGATGATTTAGCCCCAGACTTCGAG GTGCCTTTTCTTTCAATGGATTTGCATGCATTGGCCAACCAGCTTTCGAAGCTTAAGCTTTCACAGAGACTTTTTTTAGAAGAAGATCTACTACCAGAGGATCTG GCTGCTGTATCAGAAGACAATGAAATACTGATTGACTGTGGCACCTCTGTGGAAAGTGATCCCAAAGGAAGTTCGGTTGGGGATAACTTGAACTTTGAGCCAAGGAAAGACGCAAGTCATTATGAGTATGCTGGCAACACCTATTCTGATGATCAAATGAAATCAGAACATCAGTCCCAATGTTTTGAACATGAAGCTACAACATCACCCAAGATTAGTACTCATTTAGTGAATTCACACAGTGAAGACGATAAGGCATATACAAGAACCATGGATACTGATCCTAGTACAAGGCATAGCGAAAGGTTAGAGTTCGAGGTGGGTTCTGCAGAAGAAGAACTTGACATGCTCCTCAATTCGTTTAGTGGAACTCACCTTTCTAGCTCCAACTTGGATGAATTGGTTGGACATGATTCAACTTCCCAAGGTACAAAGATCAGTTGGTCAGACAAGAAAGGTACACTTAGCAAGTCTTCCAAATCACCTGCGCTTGCACCTGTGGACGATGCTCTAGATGACTTGCTTTCAGAGACTTCCCTAACTGTACAGAATGAAGGTTTTGCTACACAAAGTTCAACTTCCCAACCAACTGTTAAATCTGGCCAGAACTTTGACTTCAGATATGCTAAGAAGGTTGATGTGATAGCATCCATTGATGATTCACTGGATAATTTGCTTGAAGACACTCCATCGTGCTTAAGTGAGCCAAAGGAAACTACAACTGCACAAGGACCAAACAGCACGTCACATGACAGTGGCCCCCCTCAGTCTGCCCCCCCAAATGCATCAGATGATTTTGATTCAGGCCCCCCTCAGTCTGGCCCCCAAACAGCAcgtgaacttatttctttcgggtttcatctctag